In one Shewanella loihica PV-4 genomic region, the following are encoded:
- a CDS encoding SPFH domain-containing protein, translated as MIADINTDLIVLGIWGLIFAIFIIKLFQSIRLVPTKSAYIVERLGKYHTTLDAGFHALVPFIDKVAYVHDLKEETIDVPPQECFSSDEVNVEVDGVIYISVMDPVKASYGVTDYRYAAIQLAQTTTRSVIGTLDLDRTFEERDVISAKVVEVLDQAGATWGIRVHRYEIKNIAPPETVKNAMEMQVNAERERRALLAKSEGDKQSKINRSEGVKAEMINRSEGEMQKRINEAEGKAEEILTIAKATAESIERMAQVVSAPGGKNVVRMQLGAQYLKQFDGLTNSANKIVLPGNMMDFDHWMDSIGLEESKD; from the coding sequence ATGATCGCAGATATCAACACAGATTTAATCGTACTGGGCATTTGGGGACTGATCTTCGCCATCTTCATCATCAAGCTGTTTCAGTCGATCCGCCTGGTGCCTACCAAGTCAGCCTATATTGTCGAGCGTCTGGGTAAGTATCACACCACCTTAGATGCCGGTTTCCATGCCCTGGTGCCTTTCATCGACAAGGTGGCCTATGTGCATGACCTGAAAGAGGAAACTATCGATGTGCCGCCTCAGGAGTGTTTCTCCAGCGACGAGGTAAATGTCGAGGTGGATGGGGTTATCTATATCTCCGTGATGGATCCCGTGAAAGCCAGCTATGGGGTGACCGACTACCGTTACGCGGCCATTCAACTGGCGCAGACCACCACTCGCTCTGTGATTGGTACCCTGGATCTCGACCGCACCTTCGAGGAGCGTGACGTGATCAGCGCCAAGGTGGTAGAGGTGCTGGATCAGGCTGGCGCTACCTGGGGGATCCGGGTGCACAGATATGAGATCAAGAATATCGCCCCACCCGAGACGGTGAAGAACGCCATGGAGATGCAGGTGAACGCCGAGCGTGAACGCCGCGCCCTGCTGGCCAAAAGTGAGGGTGATAAGCAGAGCAAGATCAACCGCTCCGAAGGGGTCAAGGCGGAGATGATCAACCGCTCCGAGGGTGAGATGCAGAAGCGGATCAACGAGGCCGAGGGTAAGGCCGAGGAGATCCTCACCATCGCCAAGGCGACCGCCGAGTCTATCGAGCGCATGGCTCAGGTGGTGTCGGCGCCCGGCGGTAAGAACGTGGTACGCATGCAACTTGGTGCCCAGTACCTCAAGCAGTTCGACGGCCTGACCAACAGCGCCAATAAGATAGTATTGCCGGGTAACATGATGGACTTCGATCACTGGATGGACAGCATAGGGCTGGAGGAGAGCAAGGACTAA